TGTCGTTTTGGACTTAAGCATATTTTGGAGTTTTTTAGAATGAAATAGCCCTGGGAATACCCCACTTGATATTATTGATATTCAATCCTTCTAATATAGGTACAGGAGTTGCACTAGTCCAAATGCCTACAGTAGCTGTTTGAGCACTAACAGGGATTACAGATAAGGCTAATAAAAATGCACTGAAATTATTTGAAAAAGCAAGTATATTGATGGTTCACCATAGGATAAAATAAGGTTAAGGAACATTTAACTCTAATCAGACGTCTAAAACAGCAATAACGATGTAAGCGTTCGATTAGGAAATGTTTATGAGTCAATCATTATCCGCCTCTTGGTCAATGACAGGGGTAAGTAATTTGCACAGAAGGGTATCACCTGAACAACTCTCTAATTATGACTTGATTTTACGTTGTCAACAAGGAAGACAACCAAATCAGGCTGATTTTACAGAATTATTACGTCGTTATCAAAACTATGTTGAGAGTATTTTGTATAATCTTGTCCCTGATTGGCAAGATCGTCATGATCTAGCTCAAGAAGTCTGGATTAGGGTTTATAAATATCTACCTAAATTAGAGCAGCCCCAAAAGTTTAAAAGTTGGTTAGGTAGGATCGCTACTAATCTAGTTTATGATGAATTGCGCAAGCGGAAACGACGCGGAAGTATTATTTCTCTCGATGAACCCTATCAAGTTAACCAAGAAGAAGTTACCCGAGATATAGCTTGTGAAGCACCTACACCAGAGGATGATTTAGCTAGTAGAGAGTTTTACGACAAACTAACCGAAGCGATCGCCTCCCTTCCTCCTTTATTTAGAACTACTATTGTACTCCGAGAAATCGAGGGTCTCTCCTATGAAGAAATAGCCGAGATTACTAATACTTCTCTTGGTACAGTAAAATCTAGAATAGCTAGAGCTAGAGCTAAATTACAATCTGAATTAAATAATTTCTTATAATTTGTAGAGCCATGATTCCCAATGATTTTGAACACTCCGAACACTATGAACTACTTAGCGCCTATATCGACGGCGAATTAAGTCCCCAAGAAATCGCTAAGGTTGAATCTCTCTTGGCAACTGACCAGAATTTACAACAAGAGTATCAACGATTACTCAAGCTCAGAAAAGCTTTTCAACAACTTCCCACCTTTACTCCTTCCTATAGTGCGGAACAATTATCTCAAGGAGTTTTTGCGCAAGTAAATAGACGACGTCACAGCAAAAGATGGTTATGGGGTGGAGGGGCGATTGCTGCTTTGTCGGTAACAGCTTTAAGTGGTTTATTTAGCCCCAATGCCAATATTGTCCCCCAATTAGCCCAAACTCAGGATTATGATCAAGGAGTAGTTATAGCTCTCAATAAGATCTCCAAAGAACAACTTAACCAGAATCGTAGTCACAGTCTAGATCATAGTTTAATTATCAAACTCAACGAACCTTTAGTAGATCTTCCTAGATAAAGCTACTCAACTCCAATCTTGTGTTTCTTGGGGTGCTAAACGTTCATTACCTAGTTTACCTTCTGAGTAGAATTGACGAGTTTGTGCAAATAGAGTCTCTTGATCTAAACCCCACTGTTGTAGAATTTGGTTTAACCGTTGTTTAATTTCTTTAGCTCCAGGAAAATTTTCATAACGAATAATTAATCTAGCGATAGTCGCTAAATTTTCTGCTGTTGCTTTTTCATCCAGGATTTGTGCGATTATTTCGCCATCTTTTTGGGCTTGAGGATGTTGTAGCTCTGCCATAATTAGAAAGCTTCGGGTATTTCCCAAATCCGAATAATCCGATCAAAACCTCCTGTAGCTAATCTTCTGCCATCGTTACTAAAAGCCAGAGATTGTACCCAGTCTGTATGTCCAGAAGCTACCCCGAGAAATTCTCCCGTTTCGATATTCCAGAGACGTACACCATCATTTCCGGCGCTAGCGAGTACTTGACCATCAGGATTGAGAGCGATCGCCCTAATAATACTCCTATGTCCTGTCATTGTGAATAATAACTGTTGGGTGACTAAATCCCAAACTTTAATAGTCCCATCATAGCTACTAGTAATTAACTTATTACCGTCAGGAGTAAAAGCTAATCCACTGACTAAATTATCATGGAGAATAAACTCACTCAATTCCTTAGTGGTTCTCAGATTCCAGAATCTCACTACCCCATCTTGGTGACCACTAGCGACAACATAGCCATTAGGGTGCATCGCTAAAGCATAAGTAGGATTACCAATCCCATCTAGAATAAATATAGGACGTTGAGGAATCAGATTCCAAACCCTAATCCCATCCAAACCTCCTGTTACCATCACGCTACTATCGGGGGAAATAACCATAGAGAGAATATTACTACCATGCTCAAAAAAGGTAAACAAAAACTCTCCCGTTTGCCAATCCCAAATATTAATACCTGCGTCTTCTCCAGTGCTTACAAGTGTAGCGCCATTGGGACTAATCGCCACCTCCATTACCGCTGTACGTTGAGCACGAATTCTCTCAACTTGTTTTCCTGTAGCTACAGACCAAAACTTGAGAGTAGGGTCATTAGAACTCCCCCCACTGACGACAATATCTCCATCAGGACTAAAAGTCAGAGCATTGACTGCTCCCTCATGACCAATGAAACTCTGGATTAAGCGAGGTCTGCGCCACAATTCGGCGGCTTCTAGAAGGGTTAGTGGTTCTTCTTCTATGGTTATGGTTTCTTCCCCCTTAATTGGGGTTGGGGATAGAGATAATAAACCTATAGTTGAGATTAATAAACCAATTTTAAGCTTGTGGAGATTCATAGAATTTAAAAATTAATTTATTTTATATTAGGGCAAATAGTCTGAGATTCCTCATCTGGAGCTGTTAATTCTTGCCAATCTGCGAGTATTAATTGTAATTGAGCTTTAAGAGAATTAAGGTTATTTATTTGTTCATCTATATTATCTAGCTGTTTGAGCAGATAGTCCTTGATTTGACCACAGGGAACATCACCCGAATCATGAACATCCAGAATTACCTTAATCTCTTGGAGACTAAGTCCCAAAGTCTGGATTTTTCTAATAAACTCTAAACGGTTAATTACTTTAGGTTCAAACAAACGATAACCAGATTCAGTCCTTGTTACCGCAGGAGAGAGTAAACCCAACTGATCGTAGTAGCGAATAGTTTTAATTGACAAACCACTTCGATTGGCTACTTCGCCAATTTTGAGCAATTCATCACATTCTATATTCATCTTTGTTTTTGTCGATTAGTTAAGGCCGGTAAAGGGTTATCTGCAGCACTTGGAGGCAGCATTTTTCTATTTACCCGTTGTGGTACAATTGCCTGGGCTTGTTGTTGTTGCAACCAACGCACGAGCATAGCGATGAACACAGTAAATACACCTAAACTAAGTAAGGTCCAACGTTGACCTACACCACCAATCACCGCGTCAACTGCTCCTATCACTAAGATAAAGCTAGAGAGTGGTTCTTTGCGATAAGCTACTTTAAAAAAACGAGGAATAATAGCGTTAATCATCTTAAGTTACTAATTATTTATCTTCTACTTTTAGCTTATCCTATCCATCTGATAATCGGCTAAGGCTCTTGATTTTGTTTAGACTTATTATTGTAACCCTAACCAAGCTAAGAGACCTTGACCACTGAAATATTCAATAGCTATGGTTAAGATAAAGCCAATCATCGCAGCTCTACCATTAAGACGCTCTGCGTATTCGTTAAAACCAAATTTGGGGTCTTCTACCTTGGGTTGAGTAGTTGGTTGAGGTTCAGTCATGTTTATTTTCCTATACGTTTTTTTACCTATGTTATGCTAACAGAAATTTTAGCAAATATGTTAAAATGTTTTCACTTTAGGTTTTGATGGGGAACAGTCATCAAACGCAAGGGGGAAAGTTTGGTGTAAGTCCAACGCTGTCTCGCAACTGTGATGAAACAATCGGTTTCTTAGTCAGGATGCCCGCCTAAGTCTTAACATCATTCTGCGAGGTTCAGATACACTTGTCTTTTAGGATACTTAAGCAAAAACGCGCTTATGCTGTTAGTACTTTTATAGCTATTGTCACTTGGCTATACTTGTCTAAACCTGCTTATGCGATGCACATTAGTGAGGGGTTTCTTCCTCTACCCTGGGCTTTATTGTGGTTCGGTATTTCTTTACCTTTTTTTGTGGTAGGGTTGCGCAACTTAACCAATTTAACCCGAGAACATCCCGAATTAAAACTACTTTTGGCTTTAGCTGGGGCTTTTAGTTTTGTTCTTTCGGCTTTAAAAATTCCTTCGGTTACAGGGAGTTGTTCTCATCCTACGGGTACTGGTTTAGGTGCTATTCTCTTCACTCCTGGTATCATGACTGTACTAGGAACACTGGTTTTAATCTTTCAAGCTGTACTTTTAGCCCATGGTGGTTTAACTACTTTGGGTGCTAATGTCTTCTCTATGGCTATAGTTGGTCCTTGGGTAGCTTATTTAATCTATCATCAAACCAAAGGAAGTAATAGAGAAAGATTGGCTGTTTTCCTAGCTGCTACTTGTGGTAACTTAGCAACTTATTTAGTTACGTCTTTACAACTAGCTCTAGCTTTTCCCGCTGAAAATGGCGGTTTCCTCGCTTCTTTTACGAAATTTGCCACAATTTTTGCCCTAACTCAAATTCCTTTAGCAATTAGCGAAGGAATGCTCACGGTTTTAGTTTGGAATTGGCTAAAATCTTACGCTCAACCCGAGTTAGAAACCATCAAACTATTACGTACAACCAGAGGTAACCATGCAGCAAGCTAAATATAGCAACTATTTATTGATAGCAGGAGTATTGTTATTAGCACTAATACCCCTGGTTTTTGTCAAGGGCGAATTTATGGGGGCAGATGAGGAAGCAGAAGAAGCAATTACTACCCTAAACCCTGATTTTGAGCCTTGGTTTGAGTCGATTCTTGAACCTCCTAGTGGTGAGGTGGAGAGTTTGTTATTCTCCACTCAAGCTGCTATCGGTGGGGGAATCGTCGGTTACGTTATCGGTTTATATAAAGGTCGTAATGCACCACCAAATAGATAGTTTAGTCTATCTTAATCGTCTGCGCTATCTACCACCATCAGAAAAACTATTATTTACAATAATGTTGTTTTTATTGAGTTATCTAGGTGGTAGGTTTGTTCAAATAATTCTGATTATCTGGTTATTCATTTGGATAGTGGTTTACGCGGGGATACCTTGGCGATTTTACCTTCAGTTGTTGACGATACCTTTAGGGTTTGGGATGGTTAGTTTACCCGCGATCGCCTTAGAAATAGTTTGGAGTGATAATCTAGTACCAATTAACTTTTATTTTAGTCCTTCAGGATTAATTCAGGGTGCAGAATTATTATTAAGAGCGATCACAGTTAGTTCTTCTATGTACTTTCTCTTACTGACAACCCCCCTAATAGAGATTTTGGAAGTATTAGCTAAGTTAGGTTGTCCTAGTTTAATCCTCGAACTTTTAGCCTTAATGTATCGTTTTATTGCTATTTTAACCGAAACCGCTAGTAACTTATTATTAGCCCAACAATCTCGGGGTGGTTATAGTCGCAGAAGTAGAATCATAACTAGTCTAGGATTATTAGTTACTCAACTATTCAAACAAAGTTTAGAAAATTATCGCCAAATAGTTTTAGGTTTAAATTCCCGTGGATTTACAGGTAAACTACGCTTTTGGCAACCTATCCCCTATAAATCCAACCTTCGTTATACTTTAGAAGCCTTACTCGGTTATAGTTGTTTAGTTTTTTACGCTATTTTAAAAAAATCGGGATGACAGGATTTGAACCTGCGGCATCCTGCTCCCAAAGATGCTACGGATTAGCTGTTAGCCTACCATGCCCATAGGGGTTTAGTCAATACCAGTGAAGAAAAATCTCTAGCTTGTTTTTGGAAAAAGATTACTAGGGGTGAGTTACCTAGTGAGTTAGAATGAGTCACTTAGGTGAGTCACTAGATGAGTTACCTAGTGACTCATTAGATGAGTTATCCATATACAAACCGTTGACAGTCATAGACAAGGTGTTGACAATATCATAGGATGTTATCACCTTGATATCGTTACGATATCATCTTGATATCATCTAGATACTGTTACGATATCATCTTGATATCACCCCTACCATTACCCCTACCATCCCCTAGCTATCACCTTACTAGCACCTTTATATCATGAGATGATAGTACCCTAATATCATGGACTGATATCACCTTGATATCGTTACGGTATCCCCTAGCTATCACCTAACAAACATTTCTTTTTGCACTGTTCCCCAATTCCCCTCCAAACCCGAGAAGGTTTGGAGGCAATCCCTTAAAGCTTACCTACAGGAACGATACTCTTATCACTACATATTCCCCAGGTGTGATATTTATTAATCTCTATGGTTAGTATAATGCTAGCTCAATATCTATGTATGCTCTCGGAAATAGTTTGGCTTCTTTTTTGGTGTTGGTAACCATTTATATAAACCCTTCTATACCATCTCAAGAACAATACAATTAGATTTACATATTACAGATTCTAGGGGAAATATTTCCTTTACCACTGAAAGAAGCAATTATCTTTATCAGTGCAGAAAGAGTTATTTTACCCCTAAACAGATTTACCCCTAAATTACCCCTAATAGGGGTAACCCTAAATAGGGGTAAAAGTAACCATTGAAAAAGAAGGTAGCAAACCAACTATGGAATACGGAAAAAGAATAAAGAAATCAACCTATGTAACACCCAATGTAATGCTAAAGCTCAAGGAATACTGTTTAGAACACGGTATCAGCGAATCTAGAGCCATAGAGCTAGCTATTAGCCGATTGGTAGATGAACCCCAAACCATTTCCCTTACCACTGAAAGAAGCAATATAGAAGGTGGTTTAGAAGCTAGGCTAGAGGCTTTGGAGGCAAGGATTAATGAGGCATTAGATATCTACAGTACCTATGAGTACGACTATGATAACAACCTAGTCCACATGGCTAAATATATGGCTGAGACAACATCCGAAGTAAAGGTAAGCAAGCTCAAGAAAGCCGTAGCTAAGGCTCTAGAAACTCTGGGTACTGATTTGTATGAATTCTTTGTGTAGCACCCGTGTTCTTTTAACAGTGCAAAAGAAGAATAGGGGGTGCAACTCACTTTAGCTTCTTTACTCTGTTTCCGAAAAGGGCAAAAAGTGAGTCGATGAATCCATCATAGCATGAAGGGTAAACTCTGTGCGAAAACCCTAGGGTTTCTAACCAAAAGAAGTGGAATGATAATCATTCTTCTCCACTGATAGCTAGGGTTGGACTTGTTCCCCAATCCCTCTAAATAGACCTAAACAAGGAAGGAGAGCCTATGGAAGCTCTCCTCTCTTTTCCAGTAGCAATAATCGAAAAACCCCTAGTTCGGAAAACCAAGGACAGAAACTAATGATTCAACCTAACTATAGCATCATAGGGTTAATGGAGGGTGACTCATCTTAACTCACCAGGTGACTCACCTGGTAACTCACCTGGTGACTCACCCCTAAGAAAGCTTTTTTTTTTCACTGTCCCTCTTGGAGGTTTCTCCCCTGGTGCTAAACCTTAACCACCCCTACTTCTATACCTAAATATTTTCTAGCAGCATGATTTCGCGTATTTCTTCGGCTATCTTACGGTTAACCTTAGAGTCATCAAGGTTTAGCTTAACCGCGAGAAGCC
This DNA window, taken from Gloeocapsa sp. DLM2.Bin57, encodes the following:
- a CDS encoding sigma-70 family RNA polymerase sigma factor, producing MSQSLSASWSMTGVSNLHRRVSPEQLSNYDLILRCQQGRQPNQADFTELLRRYQNYVESILYNLVPDWQDRHDLAQEVWIRVYKYLPKLEQPQKFKSWLGRIATNLVYDELRKRKRRGSIISLDEPYQVNQEEVTRDIACEAPTPEDDLASREFYDKLTEAIASLPPLFRTTIVLREIEGLSYEEIAEITNTSLGTVKSRIARARAKLQSELNNFL
- a CDS encoding Fis family transcriptional regulator, translated to MIPNDFEHSEHYELLSAYIDGELSPQEIAKVESLLATDQNLQQEYQRLLKLRKAFQQLPTFTPSYSAEQLSQGVFAQVNRRRHSKRWLWGGGAIAALSVTALSGLFSPNANIVPQLAQTQDYDQGVVIALNKISKEQLNQNRSHSLDHSLIIKLNEPLVDLPR
- a CDS encoding DUF3288 family protein; amino-acid sequence: MAELQHPQAQKDGEIIAQILDEKATAENLATIARLIIRYENFPGAKEIKQRLNQILQQWGLDQETLFAQTRQFYSEGKLGNERLAPQETQDWS
- a CDS encoding WD40 repeat domain-containing protein, which produces MNLHKLKIGLLISTIGLLSLSPTPIKGEETITIEEEPLTLLEAAELWRRPRLIQSFIGHEGAVNALTFSPDGDIVVSGGSSNDPTLKFWSVATGKQVERIRAQRTAVMEVAISPNGATLVSTGEDAGINIWDWQTGEFLFTFFEHGSNILSMVISPDSSVMVTGGLDGIRVWNLIPQRPIFILDGIGNPTYALAMHPNGYVVASGHQDGVVRFWNLRTTKELSEFILHDNLVSGLAFTPDGNKLITSSYDGTIKVWDLVTQQLLFTMTGHRSIIRAIALNPDGQVLASAGNDGVRLWNIETGEFLGVASGHTDWVQSLAFSNDGRRLATGGFDRIIRIWEIPEAF
- a CDS encoding heavy metal-responsive transcriptional regulator; its protein translation is MNIECDELLKIGEVANRSGLSIKTIRYYDQLGLLSPAVTRTESGYRLFEPKVINRLEFIRKIQTLGLSLQEIKVILDVHDSGDVPCGQIKDYLLKQLDNIDEQINNLNSLKAQLQLILADWQELTAPDEESQTICPNIK
- a CDS encoding energy-coupling factor ABC transporter permease, which gives rise to MHISEGFLPLPWALLWFGISLPFFVVGLRNLTNLTREHPELKLLLALAGAFSFVLSALKIPSVTGSCSHPTGTGLGAILFTPGIMTVLGTLVLIFQAVLLAHGGLTTLGANVFSMAIVGPWVAYLIYHQTKGSNRERLAVFLAATCGNLATYLVTSLQLALAFPAENGGFLASFTKFATIFALTQIPLAISEGMLTVLVWNWLKSYAQPELETIKLLRTTRGNHAAS
- a CDS encoding energy-coupling factor ABC transporter substrate-binding protein, coding for MQQAKYSNYLLIAGVLLLALIPLVFVKGEFMGADEEAEEAITTLNPDFEPWFESILEPPSGEVESLLFSTQAAIGGGIVGYVIGLYKGRNAPPNR
- the cbiQ gene encoding cobalt ECF transporter T component CbiQ, translated to MHHQIDSLVYLNRLRYLPPSEKLLFTIMLFLLSYLGGRFVQIILIIWLFIWIVVYAGIPWRFYLQLLTIPLGFGMVSLPAIALEIVWSDNLVPINFYFSPSGLIQGAELLLRAITVSSSMYFLLLTTPLIEILEVLAKLGCPSLILELLALMYRFIAILTETASNLLLAQQSRGGYSRRSRIITSLGLLVTQLFKQSLENYRQIVLGLNSRGFTGKLRFWQPIPYKSNLRYTLEALLGYSCLVFYAILKKSG